From one Formosa sediminum genomic stretch:
- a CDS encoding glutamate-cysteine ligase family protein, which translates to MNKKYHLFDVYGIELEYMLVHQSDLKIAPIVDTLLTKKNGKLTSDITNGKIAWSNELVAHVVELKTNGPTKNINGLAELFHKNITEINTLLNPLQTKLLPTAAHPFMNPRTDTQLWKHSYSEVYELYNRIFDCKNHGWSNVQSVHINLPFFDDKEFEKLHAAIRIILPLIPGLSASSPILEGKITGFKDTRLEYYKTNQKEIPEMAGLVIPERVFTKLDYYATIFEPIKKAIKPFDTHNILDHHFLNSRGAIARFDRNAIEIRLVDIQECPKADIAICALIIEVLKLLVNKKLSPLAIQKRWVKEDLFLILDDAIKNAETSVVNNLDYLNMFDIEHSTNIQNIWKHLYALAKPNIHKSHYPAIETILNEGTLATRIEKTIGKDCSNENIKKVYTNLAECLQNNSLFSK; encoded by the coding sequence ATGAATAAAAAATATCATCTTTTTGATGTTTACGGGATTGAACTAGAATATATGTTAGTACATCAATCCGATTTAAAAATTGCACCAATTGTTGATACGTTATTAACAAAAAAAAATGGCAAGTTAACTTCAGATATTACCAATGGTAAAATTGCTTGGAGTAACGAACTTGTTGCACATGTTGTTGAATTAAAAACTAATGGACCTACAAAAAACATAAACGGTTTAGCGGAGTTATTTCATAAAAATATTACAGAAATTAATACCCTTTTAAACCCGTTACAAACCAAATTATTGCCAACGGCTGCACATCCCTTTATGAATCCAAGAACAGACACTCAACTTTGGAAACACAGTTACAGTGAGGTTTATGAATTATATAATCGGATTTTTGACTGTAAAAATCATGGTTGGAGCAATGTACAAAGTGTACATATTAACCTTCCTTTTTTTGATGACAAAGAATTTGAGAAATTACATGCAGCTATTCGTATTATCTTACCTCTAATACCGGGTTTAAGCGCAAGTTCTCCAATCTTAGAAGGTAAAATAACAGGCTTTAAAGACACGCGCTTAGAGTATTATAAAACCAATCAAAAAGAAATTCCAGAAATGGCAGGCCTAGTTATTCCGGAACGTGTCTTTACAAAACTAGATTACTATGCTACAATTTTTGAGCCTATTAAAAAAGCGATAAAACCATTTGATACGCATAATATTTTAGACCATCATTTTTTAAATTCTCGTGGTGCCATTGCTAGATTTGATAGAAATGCTATAGAAATACGTTTGGTAGACATACAAGAATGCCCTAAAGCAGATATCGCCATTTGTGCTTTAATAATTGAGGTGCTAAAATTATTAGTTAATAAGAAATTATCACCGTTAGCAATACAAAAACGTTGGGTAAAGGAAGATTTATTCCTCATTTTAGATGATGCTATTAAAAATGCAGAAACCTCGGTAGTAAACAATTTAGATTACCTAAATATGTTTGATATTGAACACAGTACAAACATTCAAAACATTTGGAAACATTTATATGCATTAGCAAAACCTAACATTCATAAATCGCATTATCCTGCAATTGAAACCATTTTAAACGAAGGCACCTTAGCAACTAGAATTGAAAAAACTATAGGCAAAGATTGTTCTAATGAAAACATTAAAAAAGTCTATACCAATTTAGCAGAATGTCTTCAAAATAATAGTCTGTTTTCAAAATGA